In Thermoplasma sp. Kam2015, the genomic window AAAAGATGACTATGTTTTGGAGGGCACTGAAGGATCGGTTCAAAAAATCCTGTCTATTATAGTGGAACTGGATAGGAGTGGAATAATTGATATACTATATAGAATGGCGAAGGATGAGGAAGTTATAAGCTCATTAAAGAAGTTGCTATCAAGCGGTTTCTTTATGAATCTTATCGATAACTCAGAGGTTATAGCAAATTCTCTCACAACAATAGATCTTGGAATGTTTCCACATTATA contains:
- a CDS encoding DUF1641 domain-containing protein, with product MKLEKLKDDYVLEGTEGSVQKILSIIVELDRSGIIDILYRMAKDEEVISSLKKLLSSGFFMNLIDNSEVIANSLTTIDLGMFPHYTNAIKAVENAIKTEDVEPVGGVSGILQKMKDDDTQRGIGIVLSLLKSLGKTCSESQGCPFKEKK